One Brachyspira pilosicoli P43/6/78 genomic window carries:
- a CDS encoding tyrosine-type recombinase/integrase, translated as MENQLKRIEANELENLLEEFADYLQTLNYAAHTINSYTKDLKEYIKFLEDNNIDFNDATHYTIRDYFASLKNKKLKNATTSRHLSSIKKFYKYLIRNGYSDKTRIINMKSPKREEHIAKFLSLNDIDKILEIDDENDFTIIRDKMMAIFMYAIGLRASELISIKLNMMHKGSTTLRILGKGSKVREIPLIPIIYDNWDLYMQKRAIIQREYGSNNNYLFVNRFGKPISDRSVRNSMKRLMRMANISVDFSPHTLRHTFATHLLNNDAEIRGVQELLGHESISTTQRYTHVTNDRLFEVYNRAHPHSK; from the coding sequence ATGGAAAATCAATTAAAAAGAATAGAGGCTAATGAGTTAGAAAATCTATTAGAAGAGTTTGCTGATTATTTACAAACTTTAAATTATGCCGCTCATACAATCAATAGTTATACTAAAGATTTAAAAGAATATATAAAATTCTTAGAAGATAATAATATAGACTTTAACGATGCTACTCACTACACTATAAGAGATTATTTTGCATCATTAAAAAATAAAAAATTAAAAAATGCAACAACTTCAAGACATCTCTCTTCTATAAAGAAGTTCTATAAATATTTAATAAGAAACGGTTACTCAGATAAAACTAGAATAATAAACATGAAAAGCCCTAAAAGAGAAGAGCATATAGCTAAGTTTTTATCGCTCAATGATATAGATAAAATACTAGAAATAGATGATGAAAATGATTTTACTATTATAAGAGATAAAATGATGGCTATATTTATGTATGCTATAGGTTTAAGAGCTTCAGAATTAATATCTATTAAGCTTAACATGATGCATAAAGGCTCTACTACTTTAAGAATACTTGGTAAAGGTTCAAAGGTAAGAGAGATACCATTAATACCTATAATATATGATAATTGGGATTTGTATATGCAAAAAAGAGCAATTATACAAAGAGAATATGGCTCTAACAATAATTATTTGTTTGTAAACAGATTTGGAAAACCTATAAGCGATAGAAGCGTTAGAAACTCAATGAAAAGACTTATGAGAATGGCTAATATAAGTGTAGATTTTTCTCCGCACACTTTAAGACATACATTTGCCACACATCTTTTAAATAATGATGCCGAAATTAGAGGTGTTCAAGAATTATTAGGTCATGAAAGCATATCAACAACTCAAAGATATACTCATGTTACAAATGATAGGCTTTTTGAAGTATACAATAGAGCTCATCCGCATTCAAAATAA
- the gyrA gene encoding DNA gyrase subunit A: MAVKKNNNDNTEERKYSTLTKDILKRVDHISIENELKESYLNYAMSVIVSRALPDVRDGLKPVHRRILYAMYDANLTHDKPYKKSAATVGEVLARYHPHGDAAVYGTMVRMAQDFSMRYLLVDGQGNFGSVDDDPPAAMRYTEARMTKFAEEMLNDIEKETVKFVPNFDDSRTEPSVLPATVPQLLVNGSMGIAIGMATNMPPHNLKEVVNAIVYYIDHQDAEIKDLMRYIQGPDFPTAGIIYGKEGIKEAYTTGKGRIKLRARLEIEETKKDREAIVVKELPYGVVKTNLHEKIAELVKQGKIEGVADIRDESSNRSGIRLIIELKKGVATQIVLNQLWKHTDLEITFGIINLALVNGEPKVLNLKELIKYFVDHRVEVITKRTEYDLNQAKAKAHILEGLLIAQANIEEVIRIIRQSENTEAARNTLMSKFKLSEKQAQAILDMPLKRLTALEKLKIEQELQQLREFIAYCEDLLAHPEKILAVIKDELKNIAEKYGDDRRSEIIGKTNDTEIDEEDLIHDEDVAVSITTQGFIKRVPASSYRTQGRGGVGVQGGKSQGEHYIEHLFVASTKDYLFIFTDRGKAFWMKVHEIPALTKTSQGKSIKFILNLAPDEKITSYFTVSDFNPKQSIIMVTKMGTIKKMELKHLENAKKRGILALTLENNDELIGVSAVESGDDFIMTTASGLALRINEQKVRNMGRAAAGVKGITLDDNDICVSGNGIHKGESLIVITENGIGKRLSSKQFNAKGRGGKGQIYIKPDNKTGNVVSVKTVGDKDEIMVVTTDDMTIKIKADSIPELGRNAKGVKIVNISDGAKVSDLAVVPADTEKIKINKQKIILLSLYFLIRAFLYFTITLKSKNK, translated from the coding sequence AAATGAATTAAAAGAATCATATTTGAATTATGCTATGAGTGTTATAGTGTCAAGGGCTTTGCCAGATGTAAGAGATGGACTTAAGCCTGTGCATAGAAGAATACTTTATGCGATGTATGATGCTAATTTAACACATGATAAGCCATACAAAAAGTCGGCTGCTACGGTTGGTGAAGTGTTGGCACGCTATCACCCGCACGGAGATGCTGCTGTTTACGGCACTATGGTGAGAATGGCACAAGACTTTTCTATGCGTTATTTACTTGTAGACGGACAGGGTAACTTTGGTTCTGTGGACGATGACCCTCCTGCTGCTATGCGTTATACTGAAGCGAGAATGACTAAATTCGCAGAAGAAATGCTTAATGACATAGAAAAAGAAACTGTTAAATTTGTACCAAACTTCGATGATTCAAGAACAGAGCCTTCTGTGCTTCCTGCAACAGTGCCTCAGCTTTTAGTTAATGGAAGTATGGGTATTGCTATTGGTATGGCTACTAATATGCCTCCTCATAACTTAAAAGAGGTTGTTAATGCTATTGTTTATTATATAGACCATCAAGATGCTGAAATTAAAGATTTAATGCGTTATATACAAGGTCCTGATTTCCCTACTGCTGGAATTATATATGGTAAAGAGGGCATTAAAGAGGCTTATACTACTGGTAAGGGAAGAATAAAATTAAGAGCTAGGCTTGAAATAGAAGAGACAAAAAAAGACAGAGAGGCTATTGTTGTAAAAGAGCTTCCTTATGGTGTTGTAAAGACTAATTTGCATGAAAAGATTGCTGAGTTAGTTAAACAAGGTAAAATTGAGGGTGTTGCTGATATTAGAGATGAGTCAAGCAATAGGTCTGGTATTAGGCTTATAATAGAGCTTAAAAAGGGTGTTGCTACTCAGATTGTTTTAAATCAATTATGGAAACATACTGATTTAGAAATTACTTTTGGTATAATTAATCTTGCTTTGGTTAATGGCGAGCCTAAAGTATTAAACTTAAAAGAGCTTATAAAATATTTTGTTGATCATAGAGTTGAAGTAATAACAAAAAGAACAGAATATGATTTAAATCAAGCTAAAGCAAAAGCACATATATTAGAGGGCTTATTAATAGCTCAGGCTAATATTGAAGAGGTTATAAGAATAATTAGGCAGAGCGAAAACACAGAAGCTGCAAGAAACACTTTAATGAGTAAGTTTAAGCTATCAGAAAAACAAGCTCAAGCTATACTCGATATGCCTCTTAAACGTTTGACTGCTTTAGAAAAACTCAAAATAGAACAAGAATTACAGCAATTAAGAGAGTTTATTGCTTATTGTGAAGACTTACTTGCTCACCCAGAAAAAATACTTGCTGTTATTAAAGATGAACTTAAAAATATAGCAGAAAAATACGGCGATGACAGAAGAAGTGAGATAATAGGTAAAACTAATGATACTGAAATTGATGAAGAAGATTTGATTCATGATGAAGATGTGGCAGTATCTATCACTACTCAGGGCTTTATTAAGAGAGTACCTGCTTCAAGCTATCGTACGCAAGGAAGGGGCGGAGTAGGTGTACAAGGCGGAAAATCTCAAGGCGAACATTATATAGAACACTTATTCGTTGCTTCTACTAAAGATTATTTGTTTATATTTACCGACAGAGGTAAGGCTTTCTGGATGAAGGTGCATGAGATTCCTGCTCTAACAAAAACTTCACAAGGTAAGAGTATAAAGTTTATACTTAATTTGGCACCAGATGAAAAAATTACAAGCTACTTTACTGTATCTGACTTTAACCCTAAACAATCTATTATAATGGTTACTAAGATGGGTACTATTAAAAAGATGGAGCTTAAACATCTTGAGAATGCTAAGAAGAGGGGTATACTTGCTTTAACATTAGAGAATAATGATGAGCTTATAGGTGTATCTGCTGTTGAAAGCGGTGATGACTTTATTATGACTACTGCTTCTGGTCTTGCTTTGAGAATAAATGAACAGAAAGTAAGAAATATGGGAAGAGCCGCTGCTGGTGTTAAGGGTATTACTTTAGATGATAATGATATTTGTGTATCTGGAAACGGAATACATAAAGGCGAATCATTAATAGTTATCACTGAGAATGGTATAGGTAAGAGACTTTCTTCTAAGCAGTTTAATGCTAAAGGAAGAGGCGGAAAAGGTCAGATTTATATTAAGCCTGATAATAAAACAGGAAATGTGGTTAGCGTAAAAACTGTAGGCGATAAAGATGAGATAATGGTTGTTACTACAGATGACATGACTATAAAGATAAAAGCTGATTCTATACCAGAGTTAGGAAGAAACGCTAAGGGTGTAAAAATAGTTAATATTTCTGATGGTGCTAAAGTAAGCGATTTAGCTGTAGTACCTGCAGATACTGAAAAAATAAAAATAAACAAACAAAAAATTATATTATTAAGCCTGTATTTTTTAATACGGGCTTTTTTATATTTTACGATTACTCTAAAAAGTAAAAATAAGTAA